In Cydia amplana chromosome 2, ilCydAmpl1.1, whole genome shotgun sequence, the following proteins share a genomic window:
- the LOC134661360 gene encoding calponin homology domain-containing protein DDB_G0272472-like, giving the protein MESRREKVPLDGPGPHGAPECYYTSRVLDSTFRYAKFVRKLRAQEEEERKGRENKLKEFKDKQYSDFFISCDRKSLLNNVVRRVELCMESYEADLAKKRQSLKELYAREEEENIRKFVAQVQAGREAAWQAKKERLAYLIEKRKKEHQEKFKDTPLSKCAHVMHCIVKLRAMEAQDFQLYQMKENAAKREAEKELDKMWYNVAMKEADALAARMEYEAIQRARRDMDCHRYSMFQIEQNKIKQAQEKERLKQETLYFRGLWDKAIKDEEEAERRRAEARHKTGHDRAVALEERKLTLEKQAHEQQIIQDAWATLGEQGMAQEKAKAELRKRKEREQVECNRKMIELREDLRASESANEDFIRDVAAQYQKVTDERRCQYLSWSQKTNREVRKAMIDQIHDRKEAKEELKKKLLEQDEYHRQLFNQLSQLAAHKDLTDAQQRKKHQENLLKQIEYNKLLKERALQEEQEQLKKCQRATEEYNEEIRNMLCRPFFSDMQHPFLRQMAGGGGLKMREKCPCSKPDYCAVPDKKPN; this is encoded by the exons ATGGAATCACGGCGGGAAAAAGTCCCACTGGATGGGCCTGGGCCCCACGGCGCGCCTGAATGTTATTAC ACGTCCCGCGTGCTAGACTCGACGTTCCGATATGCGAAGTTCGTGCGAAAGCTGAGGGCTCAGGAGGAAGAGGAACGCAAGGGCAGAGAGAACAAGCTTAAGGAGTTCAAAGACAAGCAGTACAGCGATTTCTTCATCAGCTGTGATCGCAA gtCTCTACTTAACAATGTGGTTCGCCGTGTTGAGTTATGCATGGAATCCTACGAGGCTGATCTGGCAAAGAAAAGACAAAG TCTAAAAGAGCTGTACGCCCGCGAAGAGGAAGAAAACATCCGCAAGTTCGTGGCGCAAGTGCAGGCGGGAAGAGAAGCAGCGTGGCAGGCGAAGAAAGAGCGATTAGCGTATCTCATCGAGAAGCGGAAGAAGGAACATCAGGAGAAGTTCAAGGACACGCCTTT ATCTAAATGTGCCCACGTGATGCATTGCATCGTAAAACTTAGAGCGATGGAAGCTCAGGACTTCCAGTTGTACCAGATGAAGGAAAATGCGGCGAAACGCGAGGCCGAGAAAGAACTTGACAAGATGTGGTACAACGTCGCTATGAAGGAGGCCGATGCTTTG GCAGCTCGCATGGAATACGAAGCCATACAGCGCGCGCGCCGTGACATGGACTGCCACCGTTACTCCATGTTCCAGATAGAACAGAATAAAATCAAACAGGCACAGGAAAAGGAGAGGCTTAAGCAGGAGACCCTGTACTTCAGGGGGCTGTGGGACAAGGCTATTAAGGACGAGGAGGAAG CGGAACGCCGTCGCGCAGAAGCGCGTCATAAGACCGGCCACGACCGCGCAGTAGCCCTCGAAGAGCGAAAACTGACCCTGGAGAAACAAGCCCATGAACAGCAGATCATACAGGACGCGTGGGCGACCTTGGGAGAACAGGGAATGGCGCAAGAAAAAGCTAAAGCGGAGCTTAGGAAACGCAAGGAG CGTGAACAAGTCGAATGCAACCGCAAGATGATCGAGCTCCGTGAAGACTTGCGCGCCTCCGAATCAGCCAACGAGGACTTCATACGCGACGTGGCGGCGCAGTACCAGAAGGTGACCGACGAGAGGCGCTGCCAGTACCTCAGCTGGTCGCAGAAGACCAACAGA GAAGTGCGCAAAGCCATGATAGACCAGATCCACGACCGCAAGGAAGCTAAAGAAGAATTGAAGAAGAAACTCCTGGAACAAGACGAGTACCACCGCCAGCTGTTCAACCAGCTGTCGCAACTCGCGGCACACAAGGACCTCACTGACGCTCAGCAGAGGAAGAAGCATCAAGAAAATCTGTTGAAGCAGATCGAGTACAATAAACTTCTCAAG GAGCGAGCTTTGCAAGAGGAGCAAGAACAGTTAAAGAAATGTCAGCGCGCGACCGAGGAGTACAATGAGGAAATTAGAAACATGCTGTGCCG GCCGTTCTTTAGCGATATGCAGCACCCGTTCCTGAGACAGATGGCGGGCGGGGGCGGGCTGAAGATGCGAGAAAAGTGCCCCTGCTCCAAACCGGACTATTGCGCTGTTCCGGATAAAAAGCCCAactaa
- the LOC134661369 gene encoding hybrid signal transduction histidine kinase B-like, with amino-acid sequence MYSKVFAVLAVVASASANDLHEGYNGTASHKPIFQGHYAGDWKTAVRPGMDIFVNTSGLITGINVTDLREGKDGVANIASGGIGHENVTISLKSPNILRGYDFLVEVFADEETSKTNERGNRDVQESVNPEQKPSQTVSTSTTGKPTDQQQQQVTGKPTSQQEHQVSFSTTGKPSDQQQQGTVPAGKPPGQQEDQVTVPTTGRPTGQQKQHQQGTVPTTGKPSQQQHQTGHPITTAVPEEVEIPEEVKQPKIGFQIEEQN; translated from the coding sequence ATGTATTCCAAAGTGTTCGCTGTGCTCGCAGTAGTGGCGTCGGCTAGCGCCAACGACCTACACGAAGGTTACAATGGCACCGCGAGCCACAAACCAATCTTCCAAGGTCACTACGCAGGTGACTGGAAGACTGCTGTAAGGCCTGGGATGGATATCTTCGTCAACACCAGCGGCCTTATAACTGGGATCAACGTCACTGATCTCCGGGAAGGCAAGGACGGCGTGGCGAACATTGCCAGCGGCGGAATCGGACACGAGAACGTCACTATTTCTCTCAAGAGCCCTAACATTCTCAGAGGATACGATTTCCTGGTTGAAGTTTTTGCTGACGAAGAGACGTCCAAGACAAATGAGAGGGGCAACCGTGACGTCCAAGAATCTGTGAATCCTGAACAGAAGCCGTCCCAAACTGTCTCTACTAGCACCACTGGCAAGCCTACAGACCAACAGCAACAGCAAGTAACTGGCAAGCCTACAAGTCAGCAGGAACACCAAGTATCTTTCTCTACAACTGGCAAGCCAAGTGATCAGCAACAGCAAGGAACTGTCCCTGCAGGCAAGCCTCCAGGCCAGCAGGAAGACCAAGTAACTGTCCCTACTACTGGCAGGCCCACAGGCCAGCAAAAACAGCATCAGCAAGGAACTGTCCCTACTACAGGCAAGCCTAGCCAGCAGCAACATCAAACTGGACACCCTATTACTACAGCAGTGCCTGAGGAGGTTGAAATTCCGGAGGAAGTTAAACAGCCGAAGATTGGCTTCCAAATTgaggaacaaaattaa
- the LOC134661349 gene encoding uncharacterized protein LOC134661349: MMENKSHYSTSQLELCSYRQLQKLAKSMKLPSNVKKVHLVEMINAKRCSPESEVQRIIRRVKNERKYLTKVKKSSRQTVITIDSSSSESLSPAISDTPKRPPCMLRCSELRHQMMRCQNSVVSTSHPASDRVLRSCNVKLKPFMNKFVEVNQRHADMVDQATQMNVRVINKFKPNILSNKERQIVPVTQISINDIDVVDRATQMNLRVIKKYKPNILSSKERQIVPVTQIGSTQILVKRQRLLSGIYPIAKELVPVGGVGVRNSEGKMSALAAFIHKPQNDSRASVTGESGRWRSDGKMSTPTTFRHKPPVDSYTSTRSNSILKRNIELTLQDIINGDVEQDTSLKYPNTSVVEDVPDFTEVTPDSTSSVYYHKKIRAEQVRERRSTLNTRCELPRINEAFGQFRGNHIRHDVTQPLYVQVSEESERILNYPQFTKRNTNLLETVYNFKSHLLTNQPLLQLATTTNTKCVYSTPTVATAKMCVAYERDQYYGNMDNSRLNDCLRFVEHDYDFRCYEDPNRSSSSIGTVQSQDLGANVTISDMVEDALELISQDGDYMERMGMDVRMQCVLCNWAGPKIILEYHIRKEHSNDIDKQEKREWNITYSLGSVHQQLWKSRVIEHESALYVLSVKCEPPGCLLATLATLTTDPEHTTGSITVFNTVTGEPHTWIGEIQELPPGLPYDNQPGLQLDLASLDLMPNSANLKLMNGELVLQSPSKVVFGQIELNDIHIILFVKIS; the protein is encoded by the exons ATGATGGAGAATAAATCGCACTATTCTACGAGCCAGTTGGAACTTTGCTCGTACAGGCAGTTGCAGAAACTTGCTAAATCCATGAAACTGCCGTCCAACGTGAAA AAAGTGCATCTAGTGGAAATGATAAATGCTAAGAGGTGTTCCCCGGAGTCAGAGGTGCAGCGGATCATCCGCCGAGTGAAGAACGAGCGGAAATACCTCACAAAAGTCAAGAAGAGCAGCCGGCAGACTGTAATAACT ATAGACTCATCAAGCAGCGAGTCATTATCTCCCGCAATAAGTGACACACCGAAACGCCCACCATGCATGCTGCGGTGCTCGGAGCTACGCCACCAGATGATGCGGTGTCAGAACAGCGTAGTCAG CACCTCACACCCCGCAAGCGACCGCGTCCTCCGCAGCTGCAACGTTAAACTCAAGCCCTTCATGAACAAGTTCGTTGAAGTGAACCAGCGCCACGCCGACATGGTCGACCAAGCCACGCAAATGAACGTGCGGGTCATTAACAAGTTCAAACCCAACATACTGTCCAATAAGGAGAGACAGATTGTGCCGGTTACACAGAtt TCAATCAATGACATAGACGTGGTCGACCGAGCCACGCAGATGAACCTACGCGTCATAAAGAAGTACAAACCCAACATACTGTCGAGTAAGGAGAGACAGATTGTGCCGGTTACACAGATA GGCTCAACACAAATCCTCGTAAAGCGTCAGAGGCTGCTGAGCGGTATCTACCCCATCGCCAAGGAGCTGGTGCCCGTGGGGGGAGTGGGCGTCCGCAACAGCGAGGGCAAGATGTCCGCGCTCGCCGCCTTCATACACAAGCCGCAGAATGATAGCCGTGCCAG CGTAACTGGGGAGAGTGGGCGTTGGCGGAGCGATGGCAAGATGTCCACGCCAACCACCTTCAGACACAAGCCGCCGGTAGATAGCTATACCAG CACGCGCAGTAACAGCATCCTGAAGCGCAACATCGAGCTGACGCTGCAGGACATCATCAACGGAGACGTAGAACAAGATACCAGCCTCAAATACCCTAACACCAGTG TAGTGGAAGATGTGCCGGACTTCACAGAAGTGACCCCGGACAGTACAAGCTCCGTGTACTACCACAAGAAAATTCGCGCAGAGCAAGTTAGAGAGCGGCGAAGCACTCTAAATACCAG atGTGAACTGCCGCGCATCAACGAGGCATTCGGCCAGTTCCGAGGCAACCACATCCGGCATGACGTCACGCAGCCGCTGTACGTGCAGGTCAGCGAGGAGTCCGAGCGGA TACTGAACTACCCCCAATTCACCAAACGCAACACAAATCTTCTGGAAACAGTGTACAACTTCAAGAGCCACTTGTTGACCAACCAGCCACTTCTACAACTAGCCACCACCACCAACACCAAATGCGTGTACTCCACACCCACAGTGGCCACCGC taaaatgtgTGTAGCGTACGAACGAGACCAGTACTACGGCAACATGGATAACTCGCGATTGAACGACTGCCTGAGGTTCGTCGAGCACGATTACGACTTCCGGTGCTACGAAG ACCCGAACAGATCGAGTTCGTCCATTGGAACAGTGCAGTCTCAGGATCTAGGCGCCAACGTCACCATTTCTGACATGGTCGAAGACGCCTTGGAACTCATCAGCCAAGATGGA GACTACATGGAGCGTATGGGTATGGACGTCAGAATGCAGTGCGTTCTGTGCAACTGGGCTGGACCCAAAATCATACTCGAATACCACATTAGAAAG GAGCATTCCAATGACATAGACAAGCAAGAGAAGCGGGAGTGGAACATCACGTACTCGCTGGGCAGCGTGCACCAGCAGCTGTGGAAGTCTCGGGTTATAGAGCACGAGTCCGCGCTGTACGTGCTCAGCGTCAAGTGCGAGCCGCCGGGGTGCTTGCTGGCCACGTTGGCG ACCCTCACAACAGACCCAGAGCATACCACAGGCAGCATAACAGTCTTCAACACGGTAACTGGCGAGCCCCACACGTGGATCGGTGAAATACAAGAGCTGCCCCCCGGCTTGCCTTACGACAACCAACCTGGCTTACAGCTAGATTTAGCGAGCCTAGACTTGATGCCTAACAGTGCCAACTTGAAGTTGATGAATGGGGAATTGGTCCTGCAATCTCCGAGCAAGGTGGTGTTTGGACAGATAGAGTTGaatgatatacatattattcTTTTTGTTAAGATATCTTAA